In one Thioclava sp. ES.031 genomic region, the following are encoded:
- a CDS encoding PAS and helix-turn-helix domain-containing protein: MEQDLLDSDEMALLAFEHAPVGLAVTRDRVIERCNARFCESFGYREDELPQRSLAVLYPSQEEFLRIGEIGLRRMRETGRYADERIMQRRDGSLFWCRVRGQSLTPDDPFARAVWSFADLSELRPVVDLTARERQVAALLAEGQTNKEIARVLELSPRTAEAHRARLQAKLGARNTAELVARLTGLPL, encoded by the coding sequence ATGGAGCAGGACCTGCTGGACAGCGATGAGATGGCGCTGCTGGCGTTCGAGCATGCGCCGGTCGGGCTGGCGGTCACCCGCGACCGGGTGATCGAGCGGTGCAACGCGCGGTTTTGCGAGAGTTTCGGCTATCGCGAAGACGAGTTGCCGCAGCGCTCGCTCGCGGTGCTCTACCCGTCGCAGGAGGAATTCCTTCGCATCGGCGAGATCGGCTTGCGGCGGATGCGCGAGACCGGGCGCTATGCCGATGAGCGGATCATGCAGCGTCGCGACGGGTCTTTGTTCTGGTGCCGGGTGCGGGGTCAGTCGCTGACGCCCGACGACCCCTTCGCCCGCGCTGTCTGGAGCTTTGCTGATCTGTCGGAATTACGGCCCGTCGTCGATCTGACCGCACGCGAGCGGCAGGTGGCAGCCCTTCTGGCCGAGGGGCAGACCAACAAGGAGATCGCGCGGGTGCTGGAACTGTCGCCGCGCACGGCAGAGGCGCATCGCGCGCGACTGCAGGCCAAGCTTGGCGCGCGCAACACCGCCGAACTGGTGGCGCGGCTGACGGGGCTGCCGCTCTAG
- a CDS encoding glycosyltransferase, with protein sequence MVFYPQLGELGSAAMQLILVVGITAILPSFVKPRRNWHRAVLLGISAVLALRYIWWRATETLAPPGLTLDALASWSLFGLEAFTMIGSLSAFLVLSRIKLRSEEADQYANLPTEKEPLVAILIATYNEDRDVLERTIVGAKFLRHRNKMIMVCDDSRRDWLRDFCETKGVRYMRRADNEGQKAGNINHALDRLAEEEVQPDFVAILDADFVPHRGFISRTLALFHDPEVGLVQTPQHFFNSDPIQHNFKLDNSYPDEQRFFFDQMQPARDGWGIAFCCGTSSVCRWSALREIGGFNTESVTEDFMLTLALQNAGWRTVYLAEPLTEGLAPEGLKEYITQRARWCLGLMQIARSSLGPFSKSNLRLRDRWSVIDSIFYWTTTFPFRIAAICYPLLYWYFNITVVNAGLADVLSYFGVYYLWSLMILNMLSRGMVVPLLNDVSQLIGAIPIARAAFTGLLRPHGHPFSVTAKGGDRSKVVVQWRIMMPFLILFFLTLGGLLIGIIWDRFAYFDAGDGKWVILFWTIYNLFLLAATCRACVELPRREIHVADEPERISFESDGTEYWVWMTSFTMDTVRLRGLTLPEQTRGMLTIDQITDPIECYVIAKTRDGARLQLLPTEEQREELFVRFYAEGNEPGVSHVRASALLHDIYRRFLPKFSSDE encoded by the coding sequence ATGGTCTTCTATCCGCAACTGGGAGAGCTTGGCTCGGCGGCGATGCAGCTCATCCTCGTGGTGGGTATCACCGCCATTCTGCCGAGCTTCGTCAAACCGCGCCGCAACTGGCACCGTGCGGTGCTTCTGGGGATCAGTGCAGTGCTGGCGCTGCGCTATATCTGGTGGCGCGCGACCGAGACCCTCGCCCCGCCCGGCCTGACGCTGGATGCTCTGGCGAGCTGGTCGCTCTTCGGTCTCGAAGCCTTCACCATGATCGGATCGCTCAGCGCCTTTCTCGTCCTGTCGCGGATCAAGCTGCGCAGCGAGGAAGCGGATCAATACGCCAATCTCCCGACCGAAAAAGAACCGCTCGTCGCGATCCTGATCGCCACCTATAACGAGGATCGTGACGTTCTCGAACGCACCATCGTCGGCGCCAAATTCCTGCGCCATCGCAACAAGATGATCATGGTCTGCGACGACAGCCGCCGCGACTGGCTGCGCGATTTTTGCGAGACCAAGGGCGTGCGCTATATGCGCCGGGCCGACAATGAGGGGCAGAAGGCGGGCAATATCAACCACGCGCTGGACCGGCTGGCCGAGGAAGAGGTGCAGCCCGATTTCGTGGCGATCCTCGATGCGGATTTCGTGCCCCATCGCGGCTTCATCTCGCGCACGCTGGCGCTGTTTCACGACCCCGAGGTGGGTCTCGTGCAGACGCCACAGCATTTCTTCAACTCCGACCCGATCCAGCACAATTTCAAGCTCGACAACTCCTACCCCGACGAGCAGCGCTTCTTCTTCGACCAGATGCAGCCCGCGCGCGACGGCTGGGGCATCGCCTTTTGCTGCGGCACTTCCTCGGTCTGCCGCTGGAGTGCGCTGCGCGAGATCGGCGGCTTCAACACCGAGAGCGTGACCGAGGATTTCATGCTGACGCTGGCGTTGCAGAATGCAGGCTGGCGCACCGTCTATCTGGCCGAGCCGCTGACCGAAGGCCTCGCCCCGGAAGGCCTCAAGGAATACATCACCCAGCGCGCCCGCTGGTGCCTCGGCCTGATGCAGATCGCGCGGTCCTCGCTCGGCCCGTTCTCGAAAAGCAACCTGCGACTGCGCGACCGCTGGAGCGTCATCGACTCGATCTTCTACTGGACCACGACCTTCCCCTTCCGGATCGCGGCGATCTGCTACCCCCTGCTCTACTGGTATTTCAACATCACGGTAGTGAATGCAGGCCTCGCGGATGTGCTGAGCTATTTCGGGGTCTATTACCTGTGGAGCCTGATGATACTGAACATGCTCAGCCGCGGCATGGTCGTGCCGCTCCTGAACGACGTGAGCCAGCTGATCGGCGCGATTCCGATCGCCCGCGCCGCCTTCACCGGCTTGCTGCGGCCCCATGGGCATCCGTTTTCGGTGACGGCGAAAGGCGGGGATCGGTCGAAGGTCGTCGTGCAATGGCGGATCATGATGCCGTTCCTGATCCTGTTTTTCCTGACGCTGGGCGGCCTTCTGATCGGGATCATCTGGGATCGCTTCGCCTATTTCGACGCAGGCGACGGCAAATGGGTGATCCTGTTCTGGACGATCTATAACCTGTTCCTGCTGGCGGCGACCTGCCGCGCCTGCGTGGAGCTGCCCCGGCGCGAAATCCATGTGGCCGATGAGCCCGAGCGGATTTCCTTCGAATCCGACGGCACGGAATACTGGGTCTGGATGACCTCGTTCACGATGGACACGGTGCGCCTGCGCGGCCTGACTCTGCCGGAACAGACCCGGGGGATGCTGACGATCGACCAGATCACCGACCCGATCGAGTGCTACGTCATCGCGAAGACACGCGATGGCGCGCGGCTCCAGCTTCTGCCGACCGAGGAGCAGCGCGAAGAGTTGTTCGTGCGCTTCTATGCCGAAGGGAACGAGCCGGGCGTCAGCCATGTCCGCGCAAGCGCGCTTCTGCACGACATCTACCGCCGGTTCCTGCCGAAATTCTCCTCGGACGAGTGA
- a CDS encoding acetyl-CoA acetyltransferase: MDAKIVGWGHTKFGKLEGRTLEDLVLEAGGGALEHAGIDPAEIDGIWLGHFNAGLVPDGFASSLALGIDDRMRFTPATRVENACASGSAAIYAARDAIRSSRVKAALVIGAEKMTAKDTAGVTEALAGASYQMEEAGVSFPQIFARFAQAYYQAHGDRSAALARIAAKNHHNALANPLAQMRKDVGFEFCNTVSDKNPMIAPPLRMTDCSLISDGAAALVMVADDRAGDFANSIAFRAAEQVSDYLPMSRRDLLAFEGPAEAFRRAYASAGVGVDDLSFAEVHDCFTIAELLVYEAMGLAPQGAGARAIDDGLVLRDGRLPVNVSGGLKAKGHPVGATGVSMHVLAAMQLTGQAGEMQLPGAELGCVFNMGGSGVANYCSILEAERAA; this comes from the coding sequence ATGGACGCGAAGATCGTCGGCTGGGGCCATACGAAATTCGGCAAGCTGGAGGGGCGCACGCTCGAGGACCTGGTTCTCGAAGCGGGCGGCGGCGCGCTGGAGCACGCAGGGATCGACCCGGCAGAGATCGACGGCATCTGGCTGGGCCATTTCAACGCCGGGCTGGTGCCGGACGGGTTCGCAAGCTCGCTGGCGCTGGGGATCGACGACAGGATGCGCTTCACGCCTGCGACCCGCGTGGAGAATGCCTGCGCGTCGGGCTCGGCTGCGATCTATGCCGCGCGCGATGCGATCCGCTCGAGCCGGGTGAAGGCCGCGCTGGTGATCGGGGCCGAGAAGATGACCGCGAAGGACACCGCCGGCGTCACCGAGGCGCTGGCCGGGGCGTCTTACCAGATGGAGGAAGCGGGCGTTTCCTTCCCGCAGATTTTCGCACGGTTTGCGCAGGCCTATTATCAGGCGCATGGCGACCGCTCGGCCGCGCTGGCCCGGATCGCCGCGAAAAACCACCACAATGCGCTGGCCAATCCGCTGGCGCAGATGCGCAAGGATGTGGGGTTCGAATTCTGTAACACGGTCAGCGACAAGAACCCGATGATCGCCCCGCCCCTGCGGATGACCGATTGCTCGCTGATTTCCGACGGGGCGGCGGCGCTGGTCATGGTCGCCGATGACCGCGCGGGCGATTTCGCCAATTCCATCGCGTTCCGCGCCGCCGAGCAGGTCAGTGACTACCTGCCGATGTCGCGCCGCGATCTGCTGGCCTTCGAAGGCCCGGCAGAGGCCTTCCGCCGCGCCTATGCTTCGGCGGGCGTGGGGGTCGACGATCTCTCCTTCGCCGAGGTCCATGACTGTTTCACCATCGCGGAACTGCTCGTCTACGAGGCGATGGGGCTTGCGCCGCAAGGCGCGGGCGCGCGGGCCATCGACGACGGTCTGGTGCTGCGCGACGGGCGTCTGCCGGTGAATGTCTCGGGCGGGTTGAAGGCCAAGGGCCATCCCGTGGGCGCGACCGGCGTGTCGATGCATGTGCTGGCCGCGATGCAGCTCACCGGTCAGGCGGGCGAGATGCAACTGCCCGGCGCGGAACTGGGCTGCGTCTTCAACATGGGCGGCTCGGGCGTCGCGAATTACTGCTCCATCCTCGAAGCGGAGCGCGCGGCATGA
- a CDS encoding cache domain-containing protein has translation MTIRRQHNLGGIFRRTALAMVLVVAATAVFVAKVVSDQAHEFQTAIEHKLVLRGSDAIALSFNTALMREWDSMHAVARSIGTASQDDINKFMDAVARTGGQVAWAGFAAPDGTIISGSNGYEVGKNVSSKRWFRDGIRVPSVDSITETATNAQTGKMEYFLNLSTPVKGANGQKIGVLVYRVRIAWVRSFLFEASKELGIDVVVQDINGDTVIDTRHESTPLPKSLTSSASLRSKSSGVFHLVDGKDGGTYAFAPDFVWNKLPNFGWRVFAVLRRDNISNDLPVLTQVTLATVAAAALCLLAVTLVFLKLLLRPVERLAEDAKSIANGNYVFPEEATSSQEAASLSSALAIIQSKLTPQRSERPPRQTPEPHS, from the coding sequence ATGACCATTCGGCGACAACACAATCTCGGGGGCATTTTCCGACGCACCGCTCTGGCGATGGTGCTCGTCGTGGCAGCGACGGCCGTCTTCGTCGCCAAGGTCGTCTCGGATCAGGCCCATGAATTTCAGACCGCGATCGAGCACAAGCTCGTCCTCAGAGGCTCGGATGCGATCGCGCTCAGCTTCAACACGGCCCTGATGCGCGAATGGGACAGTATGCATGCCGTTGCGCGAAGCATCGGCACCGCGTCGCAAGACGACATCAACAAGTTCATGGACGCCGTCGCCCGCACCGGGGGTCAGGTCGCCTGGGCAGGCTTCGCCGCGCCCGATGGCACGATCATCTCCGGCTCGAACGGCTATGAGGTCGGCAAGAATGTCAGCTCCAAGCGGTGGTTCCGCGATGGTATCCGCGTGCCGTCGGTCGACTCGATCACCGAGACGGCCACGAATGCGCAGACCGGCAAGATGGAGTATTTCCTGAACCTCTCGACCCCCGTGAAGGGCGCGAACGGCCAGAAGATCGGCGTGCTGGTCTACCGCGTGCGGATCGCATGGGTGCGCAGCTTCCTGTTCGAGGCGAGCAAGGAGCTCGGCATCGACGTGGTCGTGCAGGACATCAACGGCGACACCGTCATCGACACCCGTCACGAGAGCACGCCCCTGCCCAAGAGCCTGACGTCGAGCGCGAGCCTGCGCAGCAAGTCCTCCGGCGTCTTCCACCTTGTCGACGGCAAGGACGGCGGAACCTATGCCTTTGCGCCGGATTTCGTCTGGAACAAACTGCCCAACTTCGGCTGGCGCGTCTTCGCGGTTCTGCGCCGCGACAACATCTCGAATGATCTGCCGGTTTTGACGCAGGTGACGCTGGCGACGGTCGCAGCTGCGGCGCTGTGCCTACTCGCCGTGACGCTCGTGTTCCTCAAGCTGCTGCTGCGCCCGGTCGAGCGGCTGGCGGAGGATGCCAAGAGCATCGCGAACGGCAACTACGTCTTCCCCGAAGAAGCGACGAGCTCTCAGGAAGCCGCCTCGCTATCGAGCGCGCTCGCGATCATCCAGAGCAAGCTCACCCCGCAGCGTAGCGAGCGGCCACCCCGCCAGACACCTGAACCGCATTCCTGA
- a CDS encoding class I adenylate-forming enzyme family protein has translation MNPAEWLIRSSVRTPDAPALLQGEELRATYAQFADRAARIGAALVTKGIAPGDRVALFAKNCPEYLEAIYGIWFAGAVAVPINGKLHPREAAWIVEASEAKLAFTGDPGIDLGVETVDLKGPAYADLLRHDPMPAPVEIIETETVWLFYTSGTTGRPKGVCITSANVQAMCLGYFSDVDSVEPQDAILYAAPMSHGAGLYNFVHVMRGARHVVPHSGGFEADEILDLAPKLQHVSMFAAPTMIRRLVDRARATGQTGEGIKTIVYGGGPMYVADIIDAVEVMGPRFVQIYGQGESPMTITALSRELVADRSHPRWRERLASVGQAQSPVAVRIADSEGRALPAGETGEILVRGAAVMGGYWQNPEASAKALRDGWLWTGDLGTMDADGFVTLQDRSKDVIISGGTNIYPREVEEALLLHPSVHEVAVVGKPDPEWGESVVAFVTPAPETEIDPAALDQHCCEQIARFKRPKAYRVVTQLPKNNYGKVLKTELRKKVTEED, from the coding sequence ATGAACCCGGCGGAGTGGCTGATCCGCAGCTCGGTCCGCACGCCGGACGCCCCTGCGCTACTGCAGGGCGAAGAGCTGCGTGCGACCTATGCGCAATTCGCCGACCGCGCCGCCCGGATCGGGGCGGCGCTGGTCACGAAAGGGATCGCTCCGGGCGACCGCGTGGCGCTGTTCGCCAAGAACTGCCCCGAATATCTAGAGGCGATCTATGGTATCTGGTTCGCAGGCGCGGTGGCGGTGCCGATCAACGGCAAGCTGCACCCGCGCGAGGCCGCATGGATCGTTGAGGCTTCCGAGGCGAAGCTGGCCTTCACCGGCGACCCGGGGATCGATCTGGGCGTCGAGACCGTGGACCTGAAAGGCCCGGCCTATGCCGATCTTCTGCGCCATGATCCGATGCCCGCCCCGGTCGAGATCATTGAGACCGAGACGGTCTGGCTGTTCTACACCTCCGGCACGACCGGGCGGCCCAAGGGCGTGTGCATCACCTCGGCCAATGTGCAGGCGATGTGTCTGGGCTATTTCTCGGATGTCGACAGCGTGGAACCGCAGGACGCGATCCTCTACGCCGCGCCGATGTCGCATGGCGCGGGGCTTTACAATTTCGTCCATGTGATGCGCGGGGCGCGCCATGTGGTGCCGCACTCGGGCGGGTTCGAGGCGGACGAAATCCTCGATCTCGCGCCGAAGCTGCAACATGTCTCGATGTTCGCCGCCCCCACGATGATCCGCCGTCTGGTGGACCGCGCCCGCGCCACGGGCCAGACCGGCGAGGGCATCAAGACGATCGTCTATGGCGGCGGGCCGATGTATGTCGCCGATATCATCGACGCGGTCGAAGTGATGGGGCCGCGCTTCGTCCAGATTTACGGCCAGGGCGAGAGCCCGATGACGATCACCGCCCTGTCGCGCGAGCTGGTCGCCGACCGCAGCCATCCACGCTGGCGTGAGCGTCTGGCCTCGGTCGGTCAGGCGCAGAGCCCGGTCGCGGTGCGCATCGCCGACAGCGAGGGCCGCGCCCTGCCCGCGGGCGAGACCGGCGAGATTCTGGTGCGCGGGGCAGCCGTCATGGGCGGCTATTGGCAGAACCCCGAGGCAAGCGCGAAGGCGCTCCGCGACGGCTGGCTCTGGACCGGCGATCTGGGCACGATGGATGCGGACGGCTTCGTCACGCTGCAGGACCGCTCGAAGGACGTGATCATCTCGGGCGGCACGAATATCTACCCCCGCGAGGTCGAGGAGGCGCTGCTCTTGCACCCTTCGGTCCACGAGGTCGCGGTGGTCGGAAAGCCCGATCCGGAATGGGGCGAGAGCGTCGTGGCCTTCGTCACGCCCGCGCCGGAGACCGAGATCGACCCCGCCGCCCTCGATCAACATTGCTGCGAGCAGATCGCGCGGTTCAAGCGCCCCAAGGCGTATCGCGTGGTGACGCAGCTTCCCAAGAACAATTACGGCAAGGTCCTCAAGACCGAGCTGCGCAAGAAAGTGACGGAGGAGGACTAA